A genomic window from Streptomyces broussonetiae includes:
- a CDS encoding HAD family hydrolase, which yields MRYDLVIFDNDGVLVDSEPISNRHLAAHLTELGHPTSYEDSVRDYMGSAMHRVHELVLERTGQRLPDDFDDVFHARVFAAFERELEPVPGVAGVLEKLAADGVPYCVASSGSHARIRVGHRTTGLDRWFTQERIFSSEDVGRGKPAPDLFLYAAERMGVTPGRCLVVEDSPLGVQAAVAAGMAVYGFTAMTPAARLTGADELFSTMGELADLLV from the coding sequence ATGCGGTATGACCTGGTCATCTTCGACAACGACGGGGTGCTCGTCGACAGCGAGCCCATCTCCAACCGGCATCTCGCCGCCCATCTGACCGAGTTGGGGCACCCGACCTCGTACGAGGACTCCGTACGGGACTACATGGGCTCGGCGATGCACCGGGTTCACGAACTGGTGCTGGAGCGGACGGGGCAGCGGCTGCCCGACGACTTCGACGACGTCTTCCACGCGCGGGTGTTCGCCGCGTTCGAGCGGGAGCTGGAGCCCGTGCCCGGAGTGGCCGGCGTACTGGAGAAGCTTGCCGCGGACGGGGTGCCGTACTGTGTCGCCTCCTCCGGGAGCCATGCACGGATCCGCGTGGGGCATCGGACGACCGGGCTCGACCGGTGGTTCACGCAGGAGCGGATCTTCAGCTCCGAGGACGTCGGACGGGGCAAACCGGCACCCGACCTCTTCCTGTACGCCGCGGAGCGGATGGGAGTGACGCCCGGACGGTGCCTGGTGGTGGAGGACTCTCCGCTGGGTGTGCAGGCGGCGGTGGCGGCCGGGATGGCCGTCTACGGGTTCACCGCGATGACCCCGGCGGCCCGGCTGACAGGGGCCGATGAACTCTTCTCCACCATGGGGGAGTTGGCTGACCTGCTGGTATGA
- a CDS encoding VC0807 family protein: MTKNTGARGRTEQQKQKPSALDNFLPLLVDVAVPLGSYYLLKSAFGMSTFAALAWSSVVPALRTVWSLVKERKANGLAGLILVVNVVSLVLTFVSGDPRLMLAKDGAVSSTVGIGILLSVRLGRPMMTAGLKPFLVKADAAKEAAWERLTSGAAPRSEAFLRKERIYSVIWGVALLAECVARIVGAYTVPVDTMVWLGTVFLVSAIGIGMVVGGGLAVEPMEKILKAETEAATATGEAGTAAPAAV, encoded by the coding sequence ATGACGAAGAACACGGGGGCCCGGGGCCGGACCGAGCAGCAGAAGCAGAAGCCGAGCGCGCTGGACAACTTCCTGCCGCTGCTTGTGGACGTGGCGGTGCCGCTCGGCTCGTACTACCTCCTCAAGAGCGCCTTCGGGATGAGCACCTTCGCGGCGCTCGCCTGGAGCAGCGTGGTGCCGGCCCTGCGGACCGTATGGAGCCTGGTGAAGGAGCGGAAGGCGAACGGGCTGGCCGGGCTGATCCTGGTCGTCAACGTCGTCTCGCTGGTGCTGACCTTCGTCTCCGGTGACCCGCGGCTGATGCTCGCCAAGGACGGTGCGGTCAGCAGCACCGTCGGGATCGGCATCCTGCTCTCCGTGCGGCTGGGCAGGCCGATGATGACCGCGGGCCTCAAGCCCTTCCTGGTCAAGGCCGATGCGGCCAAGGAGGCCGCCTGGGAGCGGCTGACGTCCGGTGCGGCGCCCCGGTCCGAGGCCTTCCTGCGCAAGGAGCGGATCTACTCGGTCATCTGGGGCGTCGCGCTGCTGGCCGAGTGTGTCGCACGGATCGTGGGCGCCTACACGGTCCCTGTGGACACCATGGTCTGGCTCGGCACGGTCTTCCTGGTCAGCGCGATCGGGATCGGCATGGTCGTCGGCGGTGGCCTGGCCGTCGAGCCGATGGAGAAGATACTCAAGGCCGAGACGGAGGCCGCGACCGCGACCGGCGAGGCCGGGACCGCGGCGCCCGCCGCGGTCTGA
- a CDS encoding MFS transporter, with protein sequence MTDVLRRGRASLAFSFFAQGVTFALLVTRIPAIQDRYGVSDALLPVFLAAVPILAGVGSVTTEQLVKRIRPSRLLRCSQPVVLLALLGAGAGGRIAELAVALGVFGLAVGALDASMNMLGVSLQRSYGRSIMLSFHAAYSLGGILGASLAWVGAHWHLALWVSYLPVVAVLLPATFVGSRWYVDGDPAPPGEEQGQGTGVVFKLLLPLCLVMTFAYIGDSTVSNWSAKYLKDVLGSSEQLATVPYNVYMVTTLVGRAIGDVGVRRFGAVAVVRLGALVAAGGFVVVASAPGAWVGMLGFTLLGLGLCVLVPQTFAAAGRLFPSASDAAVARLNIFNYVGFLIGSPLVGALGDAWSYRGAMLVPMVLVLVTLVYARSFATGPGRYGGGHERPRTADVGRSSNGL encoded by the coding sequence ATGACTGATGTGCTGCGGCGCGGTAGGGCCTCGCTGGCGTTCAGCTTCTTCGCTCAGGGTGTCACCTTTGCTCTGCTGGTGACGCGTATCCCGGCCATCCAGGACCGGTACGGCGTCTCCGACGCGCTGCTGCCGGTCTTCCTGGCCGCCGTACCGATCCTGGCCGGGGTGGGCAGTGTGACCACCGAGCAGCTGGTGAAGCGCATACGGCCAAGCCGCCTGCTGCGCTGTTCCCAGCCCGTGGTGCTGCTGGCCCTGCTCGGTGCCGGGGCCGGCGGCCGGATCGCGGAACTGGCCGTGGCACTGGGCGTGTTCGGGCTGGCCGTGGGCGCGCTGGACGCCTCGATGAACATGCTCGGGGTGAGCCTGCAGCGGTCGTACGGGCGCAGCATCATGCTCAGTTTCCATGCCGCGTACAGCCTGGGCGGGATCCTGGGCGCCTCGCTGGCCTGGGTCGGGGCGCACTGGCATCTTGCGCTGTGGGTGTCGTATCTGCCGGTGGTGGCCGTGCTGCTGCCGGCGACGTTCGTGGGGAGCCGGTGGTACGTCGACGGGGATCCGGCACCCCCGGGTGAGGAACAGGGCCAGGGCACGGGCGTGGTGTTCAAGCTGCTGCTGCCGCTGTGCCTGGTGATGACCTTCGCCTACATCGGGGACTCGACCGTCTCCAACTGGAGCGCGAAGTATCTGAAGGACGTGCTGGGCAGCAGCGAGCAGCTGGCGACCGTGCCGTACAACGTGTACATGGTGACCACGCTGGTGGGGCGGGCCATCGGGGACGTCGGGGTGCGGCGGTTCGGGGCCGTGGCGGTCGTACGGCTCGGGGCGCTGGTGGCGGCCGGCGGGTTCGTGGTGGTGGCCTCGGCGCCCGGGGCGTGGGTGGGGATGCTCGGGTTCACGCTGCTGGGGCTGGGGTTGTGTGTGCTGGTGCCGCAGACGTTCGCGGCGGCGGGGCGGCTGTTTCCCTCGGCTTCGGATGCGGCCGTCGCGCGCCTGAATATTTTCAATTACGTGGGTTTTCTGATTGGTTCGCCGTTGGTGGGAGCCTTGGGCGATGCGTGGAGTTATCGCGGGGCCATGCTGGTGCCGATGGTGTTGGTGCTGGTGACGCTGGTGTACGCCAGATCGTTCGCCACGGGGCCGGGCCGATACGGTGGCGGGCATGAGCGGCCGCGCACAGCTGATGTGGGACGAAGCAGTAACGGGCTATGA
- a CDS encoding acetoin utilization protein AcuC, with protein sequence MSGRAQLMWDEAVTGYDFGPDHPMDPVRLALTRSLVGAFGLDRELEVVAAKPAGESTLQLVHREDYIEAVKAASADPAGADGSYGLGTVDDPAFAGMHEVSALIAGQSVGAAEAVWRGDADHAVNFAGGLHHAMPGGASGFCVYNDASLAIARLLELGAERVAYVDVDVHHGDGVQAAFWDDPRVLTISLHEHPRTLFPQTGWPQETGAGAGEGAAVNVALPAGTGDAGWVRAFHAVVPELLAEFRPQVLVSQHGADTHFEDPLAHLAVSLDAQRAVQVACHELAHEHAGGKWVALGGGGYAVVDVVPRSWTHLVGIAAGRPVAPETVIPEGWRQEVFARTRQLAPQRMTDGRWPVGFASWEAGYDPADRLDQAVLATRRAAFPLRGLLP encoded by the coding sequence ATGAGCGGCCGCGCACAGCTGATGTGGGACGAAGCAGTAACGGGCTATGACTTCGGCCCGGACCACCCGATGGATCCGGTCCGGCTCGCACTGACCCGGAGCCTGGTGGGAGCCTTCGGGCTCGACCGGGAGCTGGAGGTCGTCGCGGCGAAGCCGGCCGGGGAGTCGACGCTGCAACTGGTCCATCGAGAGGACTACATCGAGGCGGTGAAGGCCGCGTCCGCCGATCCGGCGGGGGCCGACGGTTCGTACGGGCTGGGTACGGTCGACGATCCCGCCTTCGCCGGGATGCACGAGGTGTCCGCGCTGATCGCCGGGCAGTCGGTGGGGGCTGCGGAGGCGGTGTGGCGGGGGGACGCCGATCATGCCGTGAACTTCGCGGGCGGGCTGCACCACGCGATGCCGGGCGGTGCCTCGGGGTTCTGTGTCTACAACGACGCCTCCCTGGCCATTGCCCGGCTGCTGGAGCTGGGGGCCGAGCGGGTCGCCTACGTGGATGTGGACGTGCATCACGGGGACGGGGTGCAGGCCGCGTTCTGGGACGACCCACGGGTGCTGACGATCTCGCTGCACGAGCATCCTCGTACGTTGTTCCCGCAGACCGGGTGGCCGCAGGAGACCGGTGCGGGGGCGGGCGAGGGGGCCGCCGTGAATGTGGCGCTGCCGGCGGGCACCGGGGACGCGGGGTGGGTGCGGGCGTTTCACGCGGTGGTGCCGGAGCTGCTGGCCGAGTTCCGGCCCCAGGTCCTCGTCTCGCAGCACGGGGCCGACACGCACTTCGAGGATCCGCTGGCCCATCTGGCCGTTTCGCTGGACGCTCAGCGGGCCGTGCAGGTGGCCTGCCATGAGCTGGCGCACGAGCACGCCGGGGGGAAGTGGGTCGCGTTGGGCGGAGGCGGCTATGCGGTGGTGGACGTGGTGCCGCGGTCGTGGACGCATCTGGTGGGGATCGCGGCGGGTCGGCCGGTGGCTCCGGAGACGGTGATCCCCGAAGGGTGGCGGCAGGAGGTGTTCGCCCGGACCCGGCAGTTGGCGCCGCAGCGGATGACCGACGGGCGGTGGCCGGTGGGTTTCGCGTCGTGGGAGGCGGGTTACGACCCCGCCGACCGGCTGGACCAGGCCGTGCTGGCGACGCGACGGGCGGCGTTTCCGCTGCGGGGGCTGTTGCCGTAG
- a CDS encoding phosphatase: protein MVNARALRAHLLAVRLAGEVATSREDSLRSYRLFAARDPRVLIGIDPEGAWKQRELLALMARRCGVSADPRHTSGPDVIDPELTLAALDAFAERIRAVARRGAPVLFGTGHPRRLLGFYAGLADALSAVGCEVLTPAQGRCVDILTRFGLRTHHLAYVRGVGLVRETADGRPGCEPGLHSHSPLPVRVVLEAAAECGGPLPELVVGDHGWVCGAGQLGFEAIGLADTDDPALFVGEAEGRVSVVVPVDDGVRSAYYRPLTRYVLKRACLSQ, encoded by the coding sequence GTGGTGAACGCTCGTGCTCTGCGTGCGCATCTGCTGGCTGTTCGGCTTGCCGGGGAGGTGGCGACGTCCCGGGAGGACAGCCTGCGCAGTTATCGGTTGTTCGCGGCGCGGGATCCCCGGGTGCTGATCGGGATCGATCCCGAAGGAGCCTGGAAGCAGCGGGAATTGCTGGCTCTGATGGCACGAAGGTGTGGGGTTTCGGCCGATCCTCGGCACACTTCCGGACCTGATGTGATCGACCCGGAGCTGACGCTGGCGGCGCTGGATGCCTTCGCCGAGCGGATCCGGGCGGTTGCCCGGCGGGGCGCGCCCGTGCTGTTCGGGACCGGGCATCCACGGCGGTTGCTCGGGTTCTACGCCGGCTTGGCGGACGCGCTCTCGGCGGTGGGGTGTGAGGTGCTCACCCCTGCGCAGGGTCGCTGTGTCGACATATTGACCCGGTTCGGCCTACGCACTCATCATCTTGCCTACGTACGAGGGGTCGGGTTGGTGCGGGAAACCGCCGACGGGCGCCCCGGTTGTGAGCCGGGCCTCCACAGTCATTCACCACTGCCGGTTCGGGTCGTGCTGGAGGCCGCCGCGGAGTGTGGCGGGCCGCTGCCCGAGTTGGTCGTCGGGGATCATGGCTGGGTCTGCGGTGCAGGTCAGCTGGGGTTCGAGGCGATCGGGCTGGCCGACACCGATGATCCGGCGCTGTTCGTGGGGGAGGCGGAGGGGCGCGTGTCCGTCGTCGTTCCGGTTGATGACGGGGTGCGGTCCGCGTACTACCGCCCGCTTACCCGCTACGTACTCAAACGAGCGTGTCTGTCACAGTAG
- a CDS encoding helix-turn-helix domain-containing protein, with amino-acid sequence MAAAGERPLNEVQFLTVAEVASVMRVSKMTVYRLVHSGHLPAIRVGRSFRVPEQAVHEYLRDSYVGVETA; translated from the coding sequence ATGGCTGCAGCTGGCGAGAGGCCTCTGAACGAGGTTCAGTTCCTTACCGTGGCGGAGGTCGCCTCGGTGATGCGAGTGTCGAAGATGACCGTGTACCGGTTGGTGCACAGCGGTCATCTGCCCGCGATCCGGGTGGGGCGGTCCTTCCGTGTCCCGGAGCAAGCGGTACACGAGTACCTTCGCGACAGCTATGTGGGGGTGGAAACGGCCTGA
- a CDS encoding 30S ribosomal protein bS22, whose protein sequence is MGSVIKKRRKRMAKKKHRKLLKRTRVQRRNKK, encoded by the coding sequence GTGGGCTCTGTTATCAAGAAGCGGCGCAAGCGGATGGCCAAGAAGAAGCACCGCAAGCTGCTCAAGCGCACGCGCGTTCAGCGTCGCAACAAGAAGTAA
- a CDS encoding NAD-dependent epimerase/dehydratase family protein: MGKVVLVTGVARQLGGRFVRRIQRDPEVDRVIAVDAVPPAHHLGGADFIQADIRLPTIARVLAETGADTVVHLDVTATPLGGGNRATVKETNVIGTMQLLGACQKSPAVRRLVVKSSTNVYGSASRDPAVFTETTAAKSLPSGGFAKDTVEVEGYVRGFARRRPDVAVCVLRFANILGPAADTPLASYFALPVLPTVLGYDPRLQFVHEDDVVEVLRIASHEPRRGTLNSGTFNIAGDGVLLLSQCSRRLGRPTVPLLLPAVTWAGSLVRTLGMTDFSPEQIRLLTHGRVVDTVQMRETLGFTPRYTTAETFADFVRGQGAGLLPPEALAGAVDRIAELAAKAGGRPTTHSAN; encoded by the coding sequence TTGGGGAAGGTCGTGCTCGTCACCGGAGTGGCCCGGCAACTGGGCGGCCGGTTCGTACGGCGGATCCAACGGGATCCGGAGGTCGACCGGGTGATCGCCGTGGACGCGGTGCCACCGGCGCACCATCTGGGCGGGGCGGACTTCATCCAGGCCGACATCCGGCTGCCGACGATAGCCAGGGTGCTCGCCGAGACGGGCGCGGACACGGTCGTCCACCTGGACGTGACGGCGACGCCGCTGGGCGGCGGCAACCGGGCCACGGTCAAGGAGACCAACGTCATCGGCACCATGCAGCTGCTCGGCGCCTGCCAGAAGTCGCCGGCCGTCAGGCGGCTGGTGGTGAAGTCCAGCACCAACGTCTACGGCTCCGCGTCGCGCGATCCGGCCGTGTTCACCGAGACGACCGCGGCGAAGTCGCTGCCGAGCGGCGGCTTCGCGAAGGACACCGTCGAGGTCGAGGGGTACGTGCGCGGGTTCGCCCGGCGGCGGCCCGACGTCGCGGTGTGCGTGCTGCGGTTCGCCAACATCCTGGGCCCGGCCGCGGACACCCCGCTCGCCTCGTACTTCGCGCTGCCCGTCCTGCCGACGGTGCTCGGCTACGACCCGCGGCTGCAGTTCGTGCACGAGGACGACGTCGTCGAGGTGCTCAGGATCGCCTCGCACGAGCCGCGCCGGGGCACCCTCAACAGCGGCACCTTCAACATCGCAGGGGACGGGGTGCTGCTGCTCTCGCAGTGCTCGCGGCGGCTCGGGCGGCCCACCGTGCCGCTGCTGCTGCCCGCGGTCACCTGGGCCGGTTCCCTGGTGCGTACGCTCGGTATGACGGACTTCTCACCGGAGCAGATCCGGCTGCTCACGCACGGGCGGGTCGTGGACACCGTCCAGATGCGCGAGACGCTCGGCTTCACGCCCCGGTACACGACAGCGGAGACGTTCGCGGACTTCGTACGCGGCCAGGGCGCCGGGCTGCTGCCCCCGGAGGCCCTCGCGGGGGCCGTCGACCGCATCGCCGAGCTGGCTGCCAAGGCCGGCGGCCGGCCCACGACGCACAGCGCCAACTGA
- a CDS encoding lysophospholipid acyltransferase family protein produces the protein MADAKVIPFDDDRSRGGAVQRPARRRSAGSRRGALGEPGELGEVQPLPGRARAREDGPVSRTEEPEGQGERAQRRPDAGGPGAGLERRVAAGLAFLRRRLTGDYDVDDFGYDEELTDQVLMSLLRPVYEKYFRVEVKGIENIPAEGGALIVANHSGTLPLDGLMMQVAVHDHHPAGRHLRLLAADLVFVLPVVNELARKLGHTLACAEDAERLLAQGELVGVMPEGFKGIGKPFGERYKLQRFGRGGFVSTALRQGAPIIPCSIVGAEEIYPMIGNAKTLARLLGFPYFPLTPTFPWLGPLGAVPLPTKWTIQFGEPIPTDGYPPEAAEDPMLMFNLTDQVREQIQHTLYKLLVQRRSVFF, from the coding sequence ATGGCGGACGCCAAGGTCATTCCGTTCGACGACGACCGGTCCCGCGGGGGCGCCGTGCAGCGCCCGGCGCGGCGCAGGAGCGCGGGCAGCCGGCGCGGCGCCCTCGGCGAGCCGGGTGAGCTGGGCGAGGTCCAGCCGCTGCCGGGCCGGGCCCGGGCGCGGGAGGATGGGCCCGTGAGCCGTACGGAGGAGCCGGAGGGACAGGGTGAGCGGGCGCAGCGGCGGCCGGATGCCGGCGGGCCGGGCGCCGGACTGGAGCGGCGGGTGGCGGCCGGGCTGGCCTTCCTGCGGCGCCGGCTGACCGGGGACTACGACGTCGACGACTTCGGCTACGACGAGGAGCTGACCGACCAGGTCCTGATGTCGCTGCTGCGGCCGGTGTACGAGAAGTACTTCCGGGTCGAGGTGAAGGGCATCGAGAACATCCCGGCCGAGGGCGGGGCGTTGATCGTCGCCAACCACTCCGGGACGCTGCCGCTGGACGGGCTGATGATGCAGGTCGCCGTGCACGACCATCATCCGGCCGGTCGTCATCTGCGGCTGCTCGCTGCCGACCTGGTCTTCGTGCTGCCGGTGGTGAACGAGCTGGCGCGCAAGCTCGGGCACACGCTGGCGTGCGCGGAGGACGCCGAACGGCTGCTGGCGCAGGGCGAGCTGGTCGGGGTGATGCCGGAGGGCTTCAAGGGGATCGGGAAGCCCTTCGGCGAGCGGTACAAGCTCCAGCGGTTCGGCCGGGGTGGTTTCGTCTCCACTGCGCTGCGGCAGGGGGCGCCGATCATTCCCTGCTCGATCGTCGGGGCGGAGGAGATCTACCCGATGATCGGCAACGCGAAGACGCTGGCTCGGCTGTTGGGCTTTCCGTATTTCCCGTTGACGCCGACGTTTCCCTGGCTGGGGCCGTTGGGCGCGGTTCCGTTGCCGACGAAGTGGACGATTCAGTTCGGTGAGCCGATTCCCACGGATGGGTATCCGCCGGAGGCCGCCGAGGACCCGATGCTGATGTTCAACCTGACCGACCAGGTGAGGGAGCAGATTCAGCACACGCTGTACAAGTTGTTGGTGCAGCGGCGGTCGGTGTTCTTCTGA
- a CDS encoding DUF5667 domain-containing protein, with product MIANVSAHRRANAFAQALDEQSDRDTAAERSVSAESPPAAEDQSERGELLALATGLGALPKPQLDPEVKVVQRAQLVAAMEAMLREGTAAADASVPEQRSSRSRGAHRASPLSKLRPRTRLTKGLAAGGLSVGVAAGAFGGVAAASSDALPGDSLYGLKRGIEDFKLNYLTDGDDARGQTYLDQASTRLSEARRLLERGRSGHLDHESIGEIRRTLSGMQRDVTEGHRLLHEAYEADPGSLGPIQALSSFSRSHREAWSALSHKLPVQLGDVKKQVSSVFDAIDQEVAPLQSLLPQSSAHTGDGKRQGSGQAATGSAGSHRSTTPSSSGSTPSSGRHARSGDPSGPAAGDTGDGLLGGSTGGLLDPPKTGTGSTTPPTTKPPTTTPDVTLPPLLPGLLPGLGIEGEDAN from the coding sequence GTGATCGCGAACGTATCGGCGCACCGGCGGGCGAACGCCTTCGCCCAGGCCCTGGACGAGCAATCCGACCGGGACACGGCGGCCGAGCGGTCAGTATCGGCGGAATCCCCGCCGGCCGCCGAGGACCAGTCCGAGCGGGGCGAGCTGCTGGCCCTGGCGACCGGCCTCGGCGCGCTGCCCAAACCGCAGCTCGACCCCGAGGTCAAGGTCGTCCAGCGTGCCCAGCTGGTGGCCGCGATGGAGGCGATGCTCCGGGAGGGCACCGCAGCGGCGGATGCGTCGGTACCGGAGCAGCGCTCTTCCCGGTCGAGAGGCGCACACCGGGCGAGCCCACTGAGCAAGCTCCGGCCACGTACACGGCTGACCAAGGGGCTCGCCGCGGGCGGGCTCAGCGTGGGCGTGGCCGCGGGAGCCTTCGGCGGAGTCGCCGCCGCCAGTTCGGACGCCCTGCCCGGTGACTCCCTCTACGGCCTCAAACGCGGCATCGAGGACTTCAAGCTCAACTACCTGACCGACGGCGACGACGCACGCGGCCAGACCTACCTCGACCAGGCCTCCACCCGGCTCAGCGAGGCCCGTCGGCTGCTGGAACGCGGCCGCAGCGGCCACCTCGACCACGAGTCCATCGGCGAGATCCGCCGCACGCTCTCCGGCATGCAGCGCGACGTCACCGAGGGCCACCGCCTGCTCCACGAGGCCTATGAGGCCGATCCCGGCTCACTGGGCCCCATCCAGGCCCTGTCCAGCTTCTCGCGGTCCCACCGCGAGGCCTGGAGCGCGCTCAGCCACAAGCTGCCCGTGCAGCTCGGGGACGTCAAAAAGCAGGTGTCGTCGGTCTTCGACGCCATAGACCAGGAGGTCGCCCCGCTGCAGTCCCTGCTCCCGCAGTCGTCGGCCCACACGGGCGACGGCAAACGGCAGGGCTCCGGCCAGGCAGCCACCGGCTCCGCCGGCAGCCACCGCTCGACCACGCCCAGCTCCTCCGGCAGCACCCCGTCCAGCGGTCGGCACGCCCGCTCGGGCGACCCGAGCGGGCCGGCCGCCGGCGACACCGGCGACGGCCTCCTCGGCGGCAGCACGGGCGGCCTGCTCGACCCGCCCAAGACGGGCACGGGCAGCACCACCCCGCCCACCACCAAGCCCCCGACCACCACCCCCGACGTCACTCTCCCGCCGCTGCTCCCGGGCCTTCTGCCGGGGCTGGGCATCGAGGGCGAGGACGCGAACTAG
- a CDS encoding ECF subfamily RNA polymerase sigma factor, BldN family — protein MYPHVGVDASGLATLRATVATVKETLRGLVPTAYAVPAFATAAPVGPCYALADGSAAVGRRGRATGAATARRPAADSDSARMMDLVERAQAGEAEAFGRLYDQYSDTVYRYIYYRVGGRATAEDLTSETFLRALRRIGTFTWQGRDFGAWLVTIARNLVADHFKSSRFRLEVTTGEMLDANEVERSPEDSVLESLSNAALLDAVRRLNPQQQECVTLRFLQGLSVAETARVMGKNEGAIKTLQYRAVRTLARLLPDDAR, from the coding sequence GTGTACCCACACGTCGGGGTTGACGCCTCGGGCCTGGCTACGCTGCGCGCAACAGTCGCAACGGTCAAAGAGACGCTGCGCGGCCTCGTCCCGACCGCGTACGCCGTCCCCGCCTTCGCCACCGCCGCGCCCGTCGGTCCGTGCTACGCACTGGCCGACGGCAGCGCCGCGGTGGGCAGACGCGGCCGCGCCACCGGCGCAGCCACCGCCCGCCGCCCGGCCGCCGACAGCGACAGCGCCCGGATGATGGATCTGGTCGAACGTGCCCAGGCCGGCGAGGCCGAGGCCTTCGGCCGGCTGTACGACCAGTACAGCGACACGGTCTACCGCTACATCTACTACCGCGTCGGCGGCCGGGCGACGGCCGAGGACCTCACCAGTGAGACCTTTCTGCGGGCGCTGCGCAGGATCGGCACCTTCACCTGGCAGGGCCGCGACTTCGGCGCCTGGCTGGTGACGATCGCCCGCAACCTGGTCGCCGACCACTTCAAGTCCAGCCGTTTCCGTCTGGAGGTCACCACCGGCGAGATGCTCGACGCCAACGAGGTCGAGCGCTCCCCGGAGGACTCCGTCCTGGAGTCACTGTCGAACGCCGCACTGCTCGACGCCGTCCGCCGACTCAATCCCCAGCAGCAGGAGTGCGTGACGCTCCGCTTCCTCCAGGGCCTCTCGGTCGCCGAGACCGCCCGTGTCATGGGCAAGAACGAGGGCGCCATCAAGACCCTCCAGTACCGCGCCGTCCGCACCCTCGCCCGGCTGCTGCCGGACGACGCACGCTGA
- a CDS encoding HAD family hydrolase, which translates to MAALGWLTPRRRSATARSVLAGEASAEAARKSSQEAQETAPPAQEEPEFPVIGDTRAAAFFDLDNTVMQGAALFHFGRGLYKRKFFETRDLARFAWQQAWFRLAGVEDPEHMQDARDSALSIVKGHRVAELESIGEEIYDEYMADRIWPGTRALAQAHLDAGQKVWLVTAAPVEIAQVIARRLGLTGALGTVAESVDGVYTGKLVGEPLHGPAKAEAVRALAAAEGLDLSRCAAYSDSHNDIPMLSLVGHPYAINPDAKLRKHAREKDWRLRDYRTGRKAAKVGIPAAAGVGAVAGGTAAAIALSRRRR; encoded by the coding sequence ATGGCCGCTCTCGGATGGCTCACTCCCCGTAGGCGCTCCGCCACGGCGCGGAGCGTGTTGGCAGGCGAGGCCTCGGCGGAGGCCGCCCGCAAGTCCTCGCAGGAAGCGCAGGAGACCGCACCGCCCGCCCAGGAGGAACCGGAGTTCCCGGTCATCGGCGACACCAGGGCTGCCGCCTTCTTCGACCTCGACAACACCGTGATGCAGGGCGCCGCGCTGTTCCACTTCGGCCGCGGCCTGTACAAGCGGAAGTTCTTCGAGACCCGCGACCTCGCCCGGTTCGCCTGGCAGCAGGCGTGGTTCCGGCTGGCCGGCGTCGAGGATCCGGAACACATGCAGGACGCCCGCGACTCGGCACTGTCGATCGTCAAGGGCCACCGGGTCGCCGAGCTGGAGTCGATCGGCGAGGAGATCTACGACGAGTACATGGCCGACCGCATCTGGCCCGGCACCCGGGCCCTGGCCCAGGCCCACCTGGACGCGGGCCAGAAGGTGTGGCTGGTCACGGCGGCCCCGGTGGAGATCGCCCAGGTCATCGCCCGCCGCCTCGGCCTGACCGGCGCCCTCGGCACGGTCGCGGAGTCGGTCGACGGCGTCTACACCGGCAAGCTGGTCGGCGAGCCGCTGCACGGCCCGGCGAAGGCCGAGGCGGTCCGCGCCCTGGCCGCCGCGGAGGGCCTGGACCTCTCCCGCTGCGCGGCCTACAGCGACAGCCACAACGACATCCCGATGCTCTCCCTGGTCGGCCACCCCTACGCCATCAACCCGGACGCCAAGCTCCGCAAACACGCCCGGGAAAAGGACTGGCGCCTGCGCGACTACCGCACGGGCCGCAAGGCGGCGAAGGTCGGCATTCCGGCGGCGGCGGGCGTGGGAGCCGTCGCCGGCGGCACCGCGGCCGCGATCGCGCTGAGCCGACGGCGCCGATAG
- a CDS encoding glutaredoxin family protein: protein MACMSPFFRRKAAPQERLVTLVRKPGCHLCDDAQLVIEKVCGELGVPVELKDITEDRALHDQYWEQIPVVLVDGEQHTFWRVNEERLRRALTD from the coding sequence ATGGCCTGCATGAGCCCTTTCTTCCGACGCAAGGCCGCCCCGCAGGAGCGGCTGGTCACCCTCGTCCGCAAGCCCGGCTGCCACCTGTGCGACGACGCGCAGCTGGTGATCGAGAAGGTCTGCGGCGAGCTGGGCGTGCCCGTCGAGCTCAAGGACATCACCGAGGACCGGGCGCTGCACGACCAGTACTGGGAGCAGATTCCGGTCGTACTCGTCGACGGTGAACAGCACACCTTCTGGCGGGTGAACGAGGAGCGACTGCGCCGGGCACTGACCGACTAG